A region from the Apium graveolens cultivar Ventura unplaced genomic scaffold, ASM990537v1 ctg3686, whole genome shotgun sequence genome encodes:
- the LOC141701297 gene encoding 26S proteasome regulatory subunit 8 homolog A gives MASVEIENQRIELAKEENCSAKAKQGEGLKQYYQQHIHDLQLHVRHKSHNLNRLEAQRNDLNSKVRMLKEELQLLQEPGSYVGEVVKVMGKSKVLVKVHPEGKYVVDIDKSIDITKITPSTRVALRNDSYVLHLVLPSKVDPLVNLMKVEKVPDSTYDMIGGLDQQIKEIKEVIELPIKHPELFESLGIAQPKGVLLYGPPGTGKTLLARAVAHHTDCTFIRVSGSELVQKYIGEGSRMVRELFVMAREHAPSIIFMDEIDSIGSARMESGSGNGDSEVQRTMLELLNQLDGFEASNKIKVLMATNRIDILDQALLRPGRIDRKIEFPNPNEDSRWDILKIHSRKMNLMRGIDLKKIAEKMGGASGAELKAVCTEAGMFALRERRVHVTQEDFEMAVAKVMKKDTEKNMSLRKLWK, from the exons ATGGCGAGCGTAGAGATCGAGAATCAACGAATCGAGTTGGCGAAAGAGGAGAATTGTTCAGCGAAGGCGAAACAAGGCGAAGGATTGAAACAGTATTATCAACAACACATTCATGATCTTCAGCTTCATGTTCGTCATAAGTCGCATAATCTTAATCGTCTTGAAGCTCAAAGGAATGATTTGAATTCTAAAG TGAGAATGCTCAAGGAAGAGCTGCAGCTTCTTCAGGAACCAGGATCATATGTTGGTGAAGTTGTTAAAGTGATGGGGAAATCGAAAGTCCTGGTCAAA GTCCATCCAGAGGGAAAATATGTCGTTGATATTGACAAGAGCATCGATATTACAAAGATAACTCCGTCTACAAGGGTTGCTCTCCGCAATGACAGTTACGTTCTCCACTTGGTTTTGCCTAGCAAAGTAGATCCCTTGGTGAATCTCATGAAAGTTGAAAAAGTTCCTGATTCTACATATGACATGATTGGTGGTCTTGACCAGCAGATCAAAGAGATCAAAGAG GTCATTGAACTTCCAATAAAACATCCTGAATTATTCGAGAGTCTTGGGATTGCTCAGCCTAAG GGAGTCCTACTTTATGGACCACCTGGAACTGGAAAGACCTTGCTGGCTAGGGCAGTTGCACATCATACTGATTGTACCTTTATTAGGGTTTCTGGTTCTGAATTGGTCCAGAAATACATTGGGGAAGGATCACGAATGGTTAGAGAACTTTTCGTTATGGCAAG GGAACATGCTCCATCTATTATATTTATGGACGAAATTGACAGTATTGGATCTGCTCGAATGGAATCTGGTAGTGGCAACGGTGATAGTGAGGTGCAGCGGACAATGCTTGAGCTTCTTAACCAATTGGATGGCTTTGAAGCATCGAACAAGATCAAG GTTTTGATGGCCACAAATCGTATTGATATTCTGGATCAAGCCCTTTTGAGACCTGGACGTATTGACAGGAAAATTGAGTTCCCAAATCCCAATGAAGAC TCTCGATGGGATATTTTGAAAATTCATTCTAGAAAAATGAATTTGATGCGGGGAATTGACTTGAAGAAGATAGCAGAAAAGATGGGCGGTGCCTCAGGTGCAGAGCTGAAG GCTGTGTGCACGGAAGCAGGAATGTTTGCTTTGAGGGAGAGGAGGGTTCATGTGACTCAGGAAGATTTCGAGATGGCTGTGGCTAAGGTAATGAAGAAGGACACTGAGAAAAACATGTCTCTGCGGAAGCTGTGGAAATAA